A genomic window from Helicobacter suis HS1 includes:
- a CDS encoding LTA synthase family protein — MFSPFSSKLSLGQRFLRLLLNSLFFSLFLSLLFVLMRLGFFLYTGIYKDALVGKIPWDQVGQVFLDGFKYDNRVVAAFSLIFLLLQLLRSKSTPNLYALFAISLSLFLQVANITFYSIYGDAFDTNLLDAFNQTFQILWSMAISGEYSIGSKILIWLLCSALCYYLYLKTMRGAHICFQILQDLPLKPSLAVVFLSFSLWTLYGINSRLALTGISLDLHIQPVDNLFLRKITPGAFRNLCLVFRDYRKSRSIRFSDFTSKTLLQASIDYFHLPKDTKLPLDLRQLLKHTSQNPLKPSITHVFYIVSESLSSWHFDPQFDAIGLVSNLKSLRDDKHGFILPLFLENGRRTVKSLDVQITGLFNINDTNFVRMGVKIPPLPTAIGNQMKALGFHNVFYYGGSGIWNRLDSFTKTQGFDKLIFNTPLLEYAKDDPNKGKPYDPKAYPEPIESNWGVHDNILFDYILEKTPVNQKTFSMMMTLSNHPTRNVNLKAFMVPVFQIEDFVKKFPKQVNMPNANFLGHIYWYDQILVNFIKKASVKFPNSLFVITGDHFDRSFEYAKDNIYWTKSVPLILYAPSLTPKEIACIGSHIDIAPTIMELVAPKGHPYVSFGKPLFSNNPTSSLDCNSDSNFALGFEAIASPSQTPGLNFIYQEGRPLFYLAGQKRLKKSPLPADLRRAKNLMEKDKIANGLSWYFLFKGPLLQDIKGN, encoded by the coding sequence GTGTTTTCTCCTTTTTCTTCTAAACTTTCTTTAGGCCAGAGGTTTTTACGCCTCTTGCTAAACTCTCTTTTTTTTAGCCTCTTTTTAAGCCTGCTCTTTGTGCTCATGCGGTTAGGGTTTTTTCTCTACACAGGGATTTATAAAGACGCTTTAGTGGGTAAAATCCCCTGGGATCAAGTGGGTCAGGTTTTTTTAGATGGCTTTAAATACGATAACCGCGTGGTGGCTGCCTTTTCTTTGATCTTTTTGCTCTTGCAACTTTTGCGATCTAAATCCACCCCAAATCTTTACGCCCTTTTTGCTATCTCACTCTCTTTGTTTTTACAGGTGGCTAATATCACCTTTTATAGCATTTATGGAGATGCTTTTGATACTAATCTATTAGATGCCTTTAACCAAACCTTTCAAATTCTTTGGAGCATGGCTATTAGTGGGGAGTACAGCATAGGGAGCAAAATCCTTATCTGGCTTTTGTGTAGCGCTCTTTGCTACTATCTTTATTTAAAAACCATGAGAGGGGCTCATATTTGCTTTCAAATCTTGCAGGATTTGCCCCTCAAACCTAGCCTAGCTGTTGTTTTTCTAAGTTTTTCTCTTTGGACTCTCTATGGCATTAATTCTCGTTTAGCCCTTACCGGTATCTCGCTTGATCTGCATATCCAACCCGTAGATAACCTTTTTTTGCGCAAAATCACCCCCGGGGCTTTTCGCAATCTCTGTCTAGTTTTTCGCGACTATAGAAAAAGCCGGTCTATTCGCTTTTCTGATTTCACCTCCAAAACTCTTTTACAAGCCAGCATTGATTATTTCCATTTACCCAAAGATACAAAACTTCCCCTAGATTTGCGCCAACTTCTCAAACACACCAGCCAAAACCCCTTAAAGCCTAGTATCACCCATGTTTTTTATATCGTTTCTGAATCGCTCTCTAGCTGGCACTTTGATCCACAGTTTGATGCCATTGGTCTAGTGAGCAATCTAAAGAGTCTCCGAGATGACAAACATGGCTTTATTCTCCCGCTCTTTTTAGAAAATGGTAGACGCACGGTAAAAAGCTTAGATGTGCAAATCACCGGGCTTTTTAACATCAATGATACAAATTTTGTCAGAATGGGTGTAAAAATCCCCCCCTTGCCTACTGCTATTGGTAATCAAATGAAGGCGCTAGGTTTTCACAATGTGTTTTACTATGGAGGCAGTGGGATTTGGAATCGCCTAGATAGTTTTACTAAAACACAGGGTTTTGACAAGCTTATTTTTAACACCCCCTTACTTGAATACGCTAAAGACGATCCTAATAAGGGTAAACCTTACGATCCTAAAGCCTATCCTGAGCCAATTGAAAGCAACTGGGGCGTACATGACAATATCCTTTTTGATTATATTTTAGAAAAAACCCCGGTCAATCAAAAAACCTTTAGTATGATGATGACTTTAAGCAACCACCCTACGCGCAATGTCAATCTTAAAGCCTTTATGGTGCCTGTGTTTCAGATTGAAGATTTTGTTAAAAAATTTCCTAAACAGGTTAATATGCCCAATGCTAATTTTTTAGGCCATATCTATTGGTATGATCAAATCCTCGTCAATTTCATTAAAAAAGCCAGTGTTAAATTCCCTAACTCACTTTTTGTCATCACCGGCGATCACTTTGATCGCAGTTTTGAATACGCTAAGGATAATATTTACTGGACAAAAAGCGTACCCCTTATTCTTTATGCCCCAAGCCTCACACCCAAAGAGATCGCCTGCATTGGATCGCATATAGACATTGCACCTACTATTATGGAGCTTGTCGCACCTAAAGGCCACCCCTATGTGAGTTTTGGCAAACCTCTTTTTAGCAATAATCCCACTTCTTCTCTTGATTGTAACTCTGATTCTAATTTTGCTTTAGGTTTTGAGGCCATTGCTAGCCCCTCACAAACCCCGGGGCTTAATTTTATTTATCAAGAGGGTAGGCCTCTATTTTATCTTGCAGGTCAAAAGCGCCTTAAAAAATCGCCCCTGCCAGCAGATCTAAGACGGGCTAAAAACCTCATGGAAAAAGATAAAATCGCCAATGGCCTAAGCTGGTACTTCTTATTCAAAGGCCCACTTTTGCAAGATATTAAAGGTAATTAG
- a CDS encoding TIGR00366 family protein encodes MIQTFLKSNPPSLSLPTSFVDRPDDSPLLGLFLGFLGVIYLIITFINKGFSLNLNTLILLFLFLGLLAHASQQRYFKTMEQDLKATTGIVLLFPLYAGIIGIMGVKNVAGVSFASTLANSLAHFASKENFAILSYLSAGLLNIFIPSGGGQFAVQGPILIPSGVALGVDPAITSMAIAWGDAWTNMIQPFFALPLLGLAGLDVRSIIGYLLVGFVYAGLVSMGSLYFLT; translated from the coding sequence TTGATCCAAACCTTCTTAAAGAGCAACCCTCCCTCTTTATCTCTACCCACTTCTTTTGTAGATCGCCCAGATGATAGCCCTCTTTTAGGTTTATTTTTAGGCTTTTTAGGTGTAATTTATCTGATCATCACCTTTATTAACAAGGGTTTTTCTCTTAATCTTAATACCCTAATCTTGCTCTTTTTATTTCTAGGATTATTAGCCCACGCAAGCCAGCAGCGCTATTTTAAAACTATGGAACAAGACCTCAAGGCCACAACCGGTATTGTTTTACTCTTCCCTCTTTATGCAGGCATTATCGGAATCATGGGCGTGAAAAATGTTGCAGGTGTGAGTTTTGCTAGCACTTTGGCTAACTCTTTAGCCCACTTTGCCTCCAAAGAAAACTTTGCCATTTTAAGTTATTTAAGTGCAGGATTGCTCAATATTTTTATCCCCAGTGGGGGTGGGCAATTTGCTGTACAAGGCCCTATTTTAATCCCTAGTGGGGTGGCTTTGGGGGTGGATCCGGCCATTACTAGCATGGCCATTGCTTGGGGAGATGCGTGGACAAATATGATCCAACCCTTCTTTGCGCTGCCTCTTTTAGGATTGGCTGGTTTAGATGTTCGTAGCATTATCGGGTATTTATTGGTGGGCTTTGTATATGCAGGGCTTGTTAGCATGGGTAGTTTGTACTTTCTAACATAG
- the ribA gene encoding GTP cyclohydrolase II produces MHLQVSSQAKLPTPFGEFCIQSFREDKNGSAVDHLVLFTPTLSGMPLVRVHSECLTGDVFSSQKCDCGGELKMAMERIASSGKQGGMVIYLRQEGRGIGLFNKINAYALQDQGYDTIEANQAIGFKDDERDYGIVQDILQYYGIHKIQLLTNNPKKVEAIGAFVQVERCSILVESNCYNHQYLQTKKNKMGHLL; encoded by the coding sequence ATGCATCTTCAAGTTTCTAGCCAAGCTAAACTTCCAACACCCTTTGGAGAATTTTGTATCCAATCTTTTAGAGAAGATAAAAATGGATCTGCTGTTGATCATTTAGTACTCTTTACACCCACCCTTTCTGGAATGCCTCTTGTACGCGTACATTCAGAATGTTTAACAGGAGATGTGTTCTCTTCACAAAAATGCGACTGCGGGGGCGAGCTTAAAATGGCTATGGAGCGCATTGCAAGCAGTGGTAAACAGGGGGGCATGGTTATTTATCTACGCCAAGAGGGGCGGGGCATTGGTCTATTTAATAAAATCAACGCTTATGCCCTGCAAGATCAAGGCTATGACACCATAGAGGCCAATCAGGCCATTGGCTTTAAAGATGATGAGCGCGACTATGGCATTGTACAAGACATTTTGCAGTACTATGGCATCCACAAGATCCAACTACTCACCAATAACCCTAAAAAAGTAGAGGCTATCGGGGCTTTTGTACAAGTAGAAAGGTGCAGTATTTTAGTAGAAAGTAATTGCTACAACCATCAGTATTTGCAAACCAAGAAAAATAAAATGGGGCATTTGCTATGA
- a CDS encoding TIGR00366 family protein yields the protein MVKWLVVALQNYFPSPFIFAILLTAIALLGAFLSTGLSLALLLDKWGESLFLLLKFSMQMLLLLATGIALAKSPWIKKGLNFLISGIKTPKMAIWSITFISLLCCYLSWGFGLIVGAILSKTLARQVRGVDYPLLVASAYSGFLIWHGGLSGSIPLKLATNDGDLEKLSAGILHAPIPLSHTLFAPFNLTMVILLLVGLPLINMSMHPKNPTTLDPNLLKEQPSLFISTHFFCRSPR from the coding sequence ATGGTTAAATGGCTGGTTGTAGCGCTACAAAATTACTTCCCCTCTCCTTTTATTTTTGCTATTCTTTTAACCGCTATTGCGCTTTTAGGGGCTTTTTTGAGTACGGGGCTAAGTCTTGCGTTATTGCTAGATAAATGGGGAGAGAGTTTGTTTTTGCTGCTTAAATTTTCTATGCAAATGCTTTTATTACTAGCAACCGGTATTGCTCTAGCAAAATCCCCTTGGATTAAAAAAGGCCTTAACTTTCTCATCTCTGGCATTAAAACCCCTAAAATGGCCATTTGGAGCATTACTTTTATTTCTCTTTTGTGCTGTTATTTAAGTTGGGGGTTTGGGCTAATTGTGGGGGCGATTTTGTCTAAGACTTTAGCCCGTCAGGTTAGAGGTGTAGATTATCCCCTACTGGTAGCTAGCGCCTACTCAGGCTTTTTAATCTGGCATGGAGGGCTATCAGGAAGCATTCCTCTTAAACTAGCCACAAACGACGGGGATTTAGAAAAATTAAGCGCAGGAATCCTCCATGCCCCTATCCCTCTTAGCCATACCCTCTTTGCGCCTTTTAATTTAACAATGGTAATTCTCTTACTTGTAGGGCTGCCTTTAATTAACATGTCTATGCATCCTAAAAACCCCACCACCCTTGATCCAAACCTTCTTAAAGAGCAACCCTCCCTCTTTATCTCTACCCACTTCTTTTGTAGATCGCCCAGATGA
- a CDS encoding HpaA family protein, with protein sequence MKYTRSFQRCIQIIRRIVQLKTWLIGMAIITLFAGCGPNIITTNNVPLRLAYQSKSPQARATNQEIILLKPTLRYSDNIAKEYANQFKKQIMLKIQAILNNRGYKTSILDVSDKDDLSFAQKKESYLGLKLSGEVVLRPDPKTTEQKKSSPGLIFSTGMDVTKGVLLSMGYIKVVFIEPSSGEAIDSFMIDLSELDIKQPFIRSSRSEHTGGLLGSLYKGKDDSNDAVKTSLNKIFAEVMERIDTKVTRERIRSYARDIADLKAQHKY encoded by the coding sequence ATCAAGTATACTAGAAGTTTTCAGAGGTGTATTCAAATAATAAGGAGAATCGTGCAACTTAAAACATGGCTAATAGGAATGGCTATTATCACTCTTTTTGCAGGCTGTGGGCCAAATATTATCACAACTAATAATGTCCCTTTGCGGCTAGCTTATCAGTCTAAATCTCCTCAGGCTAGAGCCACTAATCAAGAGATCATTTTACTCAAACCCACATTGCGCTATAGCGATAACATTGCTAAAGAGTATGCAAACCAGTTTAAAAAACAAATCATGCTTAAAATCCAAGCGATACTCAATAATCGGGGTTATAAAACTTCTATTTTAGATGTGAGCGATAAAGATGATCTTTCCTTTGCCCAGAAAAAAGAAAGCTATTTGGGGTTGAAGTTAAGTGGGGAAGTTGTTTTGCGCCCCGATCCTAAAACCACTGAACAGAAAAAATCTAGTCCTGGTTTGATTTTTTCTACTGGTATGGATGTTACAAAGGGCGTTCTCCTCTCTATGGGCTATATCAAAGTCGTCTTTATTGAACCAAGTAGCGGGGAGGCTATTGATTCGTTTATGATAGATTTGAGTGAATTAGACATCAAACAGCCCTTTATCCGTTCTAGCAGATCCGAACACACAGGGGGGCTTTTAGGCTCTTTATATAAGGGAAAAGACGACTCTAATGATGCGGTAAAAACATCTCTTAATAAGATTTTTGCAGAGGTAATGGAAAGAATTGACACCAAAGTAACCCGGGAAAGAATCCGATCCTATGCTAGAGATATTGCAGATTTAAAGGCACAACACAAGTATTAG
- a CDS encoding molybdopterin synthase catalytic subunit, whose amino-acid sequence MLEIIAGALNTEALYKSWQSLCSKQNCGALCVFTGVVRAEGENFKGLSFDIYPPLLTNWFNQWEQKAKALGVQLCMAHSSGDVFIGQSSYMTGLIAAHRKSALELYADFIEDFKHNAPIWKYDLIGEKRVYASQRSHPLRGSGLLA is encoded by the coding sequence ATGTTAGAAATTATAGCCGGAGCTCTAAATACAGAGGCGCTTTATAAAAGTTGGCAATCTTTATGCTCTAAGCAAAACTGCGGGGCGCTGTGTGTTTTTACGGGGGTAGTACGCGCTGAGGGGGAAAATTTTAAGGGATTGAGCTTTGATATTTACCCACCCCTATTAACTAACTGGTTTAACCAATGGGAGCAAAAGGCTAAGGCTTTAGGCGTGCAGCTGTGCATGGCTCACTCTAGCGGAGATGTATTCATAGGGCAAAGTTCTTATATGACCGGTCTAATAGCAGCGCATCGCAAAAGTGCCTTAGAGCTTTATGCAGATTTTATAGAGGATTTTAAGCATAACGCCCCCATTTGGAAATACGATCTCATAGGCGAGAAGCGGGTTTATGCTAGCCAAAGAAGCCACCCGCTTAGAGGCAGTGGGCTTTTAGCATGA
- a CDS encoding DUF3943 domain-containing protein produces the protein MDQDIHFFVPSSRLRYLALSVGLLGIAFVLGIIGMYLMPESVTHWTKEKFGFLSWLENVSLGPHFDDDLFIFNWVMHPYFGGIYYMQARTAGYRFPTGVFFTFLVSTFFWEFGLEAFVEIPSIQDLICTPTLGPLVGEIFYHTSKRLQNQERKYLITKFLTGLALFAMDFIGFVIRNFGLAKACGIYNKNAPAVYHNTTAEC, from the coding sequence ATGGATCAAGATATTCATTTTTTTGTACCTAGTAGCCGTTTGCGCTATCTAGCCTTAAGCGTGGGGCTTTTAGGGATTGCTTTTGTACTAGGCATTATAGGAATGTATTTAATGCCAGAGAGTGTTACCCACTGGACTAAGGAAAAATTTGGCTTTTTAAGTTGGCTTGAAAATGTCAGTCTAGGACCGCATTTTGATGATGATCTTTTTATCTTTAATTGGGTTATGCACCCTTATTTTGGGGGCATTTATTACATGCAAGCACGCACAGCCGGCTATCGCTTTCCAACCGGAGTTTTCTTTACTTTTTTAGTCTCTACCTTTTTTTGGGAATTTGGCCTAGAGGCTTTTGTTGAAATCCCGAGTATCCAAGACCTCATCTGTACACCAACACTAGGTCCTTTAGTCGGAGAAATTTTCTACCACACCAGCAAGCGCTTACAAAATCAGGAAAGAAAATATTTAATCACTAAATTTTTAACGGGGTTAGCCCTATTTGCAATGGATTTTATCGGGTTTGTGATTCGCAATTTTGGCTTAGCAAAGGCCTGTGGCATCTATAATAAAAACGCCCCTGCTGTTTACCATAATACCACCGCAGAATGCTAA
- the moaC gene encoding cyclic pyranopterin monophosphate synthase MoaC — MPLSHLDAHNHPTMVDVGGKQITERKAIASGKISMQAQAYKAIVQKNIAKGPVLQTAIIAAIMGAKQTSHLIPLCHPLNLSNVEVRVIECESECAFVLEVEVKYRGQTGVEMEALVGVSIGLLTIYDMAKAIDKSMVIDSIKLLSKEGGKSGSYLRS; from the coding sequence ATGCCACTAAGCCATTTAGACGCACATAACCACCCCACTATGGTAGATGTAGGGGGCAAGCAAATTACAGAGCGCAAAGCCATAGCTAGCGGAAAAATTAGCATGCAAGCACAGGCTTACAAGGCCATTGTGCAAAAAAATATCGCTAAAGGTCCTGTTTTACAAACCGCTATCATTGCAGCGATTATGGGGGCTAAGCAAACAAGTCATCTTATCCCTCTTTGCCACCCACTTAATCTTAGCAATGTAGAGGTTAGAGTTATAGAATGTGAAAGTGAATGCGCCTTTGTGTTGGAGGTTGAGGTCAAATACAGAGGGCAGACGGGGGTGGAGATGGAGGCTTTAGTAGGCGTCTCTATCGGGCTTTTGACTATTTATGACATGGCTAAGGCCATAGATAAAAGCATGGTAATAGATTCTATCAAGCTTTTAAGCAAAGAGGGAGGCAAGAGCGGATCGTATCTACGATCTTAA
- the mog gene encoding molybdopterin adenylyltransferase has translation MINIKIGVVVASDRASAGLYADESGKAIEQVLSEYLLNPLEFVYRLLPDEQDLLEQTLIELSDRASCALIVTTGGTGPALRDVTPEATEAICSKMLPGFGELMRATSLKYVPTAILSRQSAGIRGSSLILNLPGKPKSIRECLEAVFPAIPYCIDLIGGPFLEANTQNIQVFRPKK, from the coding sequence ATGATTAATATAAAAATCGGGGTGGTGGTGGCTAGCGATAGGGCTTCTGCTGGATTGTATGCAGATGAGAGCGGAAAAGCCATTGAGCAAGTTTTAAGCGAATATCTTTTAAATCCGCTAGAATTTGTCTACCGCCTTTTACCAGATGAGCAAGATTTATTAGAGCAAACTTTAATAGAACTTAGCGACAGGGCAAGTTGTGCACTCATTGTTACAACGGGGGGTACGGGTCCGGCTCTGCGCGATGTAACCCCTGAGGCCACAGAGGCCATTTGCTCTAAGATGTTGCCCGGATTTGGAGAGCTTATGCGCGCTACGAGTTTAAAATATGTCCCTACAGCCATTTTATCCAGACAAAGCGCGGGGATTAGAGGCTCTAGTCTCATTCTTAACCTACCTGGAAAACCTAAAAGCATCCGCGAATGTTTGGAAGCGGTTTTTCCGGCTATTCCTTATTGTATTGATTTAATCGGTGGCCCATTTTTGGAGGCTAATACACAAAATATCCAAGTTTTCCGCCCTAAAAAGTAA
- a CDS encoding MoaD/ThiS family protein gives MVYVKFLGPIKEETFEVEASNLEGLRQILHEKQNLHSWLSVSAVAINGELIEDIHTPLRAGDEVVFLPPVCGG, from the coding sequence ATGGTTTATGTGAAATTTTTAGGCCCGATTAAAGAAGAAACTTTTGAAGTAGAAGCGAGTAATTTAGAGGGTTTAAGACAGATTTTACACGAAAAACAAAATTTGCACTCTTGGCTTTCTGTGAGCGCGGTTGCTATTAATGGAGAGCTAATAGAGGATATCCACACCCCCTTAAGAGCGGGCGATGAAGTGGTGTTTCTCCCACCCGTTTGTGGGGGTTAA
- a CDS encoding molybdopterin molybdotransferase MoeA: MLSFAEALEAIQTAFLSPLGLEKVFFSEALGRVLATDIYAPTNNPNHPTSSMDGYAFRQADFSTLQEEGLIVQAINPANLEPPLTLQPKHAIKTFTGAKMPFNSDSLVIVEEVELRGDKIFLKEQSGFYNWIRPVGFHQQKGELLLKKGSVINPYALGLLADINQVFIEVYKKPRVGILSGGEEIIEVGASGEGVRSVNNHMIKAMVEKMGGEGVLYALLPDNQESIEQAIYNAFRDCDMVITTGGMSKGDLDHTQHAIANISEIAFKYARIKPGKPVAYGIYAKDGTHKPLLALPGNPPSAALTFYLFGHAIWVHFFEKPYTPPFIQAILEQDLEKKEARMEFKTCHVHLKEGVYYASIPKRSHLHESESALLVLEEGGRLYKQGEAVPLLLHHIF, encoded by the coding sequence ATGCTAAGTTTTGCCGAAGCACTTGAGGCAATCCAAACAGCTTTTTTAAGCCCGCTAGGTCTTGAAAAGGTCTTTTTCTCAGAGGCTTTAGGGCGGGTACTAGCTACAGACATTTACGCTCCCACAAACAACCCTAATCACCCCACATCTAGCATGGATGGCTATGCTTTCAGGCAAGCAGATTTCTCTACCCTGCAAGAGGAAGGTTTGATTGTTCAAGCTATTAACCCGGCTAATTTAGAGCCCCCTTTAACACTTCAACCCAAACACGCAATTAAAACCTTCACGGGGGCTAAAATGCCCTTTAATAGCGATTCTTTGGTGATTGTAGAGGAAGTAGAGCTTAGAGGTGATAAAATTTTTCTAAAAGAGCAAAGCGGGTTTTATAATTGGATTAGACCCGTAGGTTTTCACCAGCAAAAAGGAGAACTTCTACTCAAAAAAGGCTCTGTGATTAATCCTTATGCCTTAGGCTTGCTTGCAGACATCAACCAAGTTTTTATAGAAGTGTATAAAAAACCTAGAGTGGGGATTTTAAGCGGAGGGGAGGAAATTATAGAGGTGGGGGCATCTGGCGAGGGGGTTCGCAGTGTGAATAACCATATGATTAAAGCTATGGTAGAGAAAATGGGAGGGGAGGGGGTGCTTTATGCGTTATTACCGGATAATCAAGAGAGCATAGAGCAGGCTATTTATAACGCCTTTAGAGATTGCGACATGGTTATAACCACCGGGGGAATGAGTAAAGGCGATTTAGATCACACCCAACATGCTATAGCTAATATCAGCGAAATAGCTTTCAAATATGCAAGAATTAAACCGGGTAAACCTGTGGCTTATGGTATTTATGCCAAAGATGGCACGCATAAGCCCCTTTTAGCGTTGCCGGGTAACCCTCCCTCAGCGGCGCTAACTTTCTATCTCTTTGGGCATGCAATCTGGGTGCATTTCTTTGAAAAGCCCTACACTCCCCCCTTTATACAGGCTATCTTAGAGCAAGATTTAGAGAAAAAAGAGGCACGCATGGAATTTAAAACCTGCCATGTGCATTTAAAAGAGGGAGTCTATTACGCTAGCATACCCAAACGCTCCCATTTGCATGAAAGTGAAAGCGCGCTTTTGGTTTTAGAGGAGGGGGGTCGCTTGTATAAACAAGGCGAGGCTGTACCCCTTTTATTGCACCATATCTTTTAA